In Aegilops tauschii subsp. strangulata cultivar AL8/78 chromosome 3, Aet v6.0, whole genome shotgun sequence, one genomic interval encodes:
- the LOC109782430 gene encoding uncharacterized protein has translation MATAISASALLSSAFAGDRRHRRAARPAPRRAVPAGLTVRCEQSDKQKRQPLSAVVPREQRFMFEGDELCGPDIWNTTWYPKAADHVTTEKTWYVVDAEDKILGRLASAIAVHMRGKNEPTYTPSVDMGAFVIVVNAEKVAVSGKKRSQKLYKRHSGRPGGMKEETFDQLQKRIPERIIEHAVRGMLPKGRLGRRLFTHLKVYKGSEHPHVAQKPVPLPIRDKRIMKSG, from the exons ATGGCTACGGCCATCTCCGCCTCCGCGCTCCTCTCCTCCGCATTCGCCGGCGATAGGCGCCACCGCCGCGCGGCGAGgcccgcgccccgccgcgccgTCCCGGCTGGCCTCACGGTGCGGTGCGAGCAGAGCGACAAGCAGAAGCGGCAGCCACTTTCCGCAGTCGTTCCCCGCGAGCAGCGCTTCATGTTCGAGGGCGACGAGCTCTGCGGACCC GACATATGGAACACAACATGGTACCCTAAGGCTGCAGATCACGTAACTACCGAGAAGACGTGGTATGTTGTTGATGCAGAGGACAAGATTCTTGGCAGGCTAGCATCTGCTATCGCAGTGCATATGAGAGGGAAAAATGAGCCCACATACACTCCAAGTGTGGACATGGGGGCTTTTGTTATTGTG GTTAATGCAGAGAAGGTTGCTGTTTCTGGTAAAAAGCGGTCACAGAAGCTCTATAAAAGGCACTCTGGACGGCCCGGTGGAATGAAAGAAGAAACTTTTGATCAGCTTCAGAAAAGGATTCCGGAGAGAATTATCGAACATGCTGTGCGTGGCATGCTTCCTAAGGGCAGG CTGGGAAGAAGACTATTTACCCACCTCAAGGTGTACAAAGGATCAGAGCACCCGCATGTGGCTCAAAAACCTGTTCCACTGCCCATCAGAGACAAAAGAATAATGAAGTCTGGCTAG